Proteins encoded by one window of Mesorhizobium sp. INR15:
- a CDS encoding DUF2177 family protein has translation MRTYGVAYLATALVFLGIDSIWLTLTASRLYRPLLGDMLVDGFNLTPAILFYLIYIAGIVYFAIQPAFGTGSAMTATMNGAVFGFVAYATYDLTNQATLKNWPVQITIADLCWGTVLSATAATIGFLIARHFARVA, from the coding sequence TTGAGAACTTACGGAGTGGCCTATCTGGCGACGGCGCTGGTCTTCCTTGGCATCGATTCAATTTGGCTGACGCTGACGGCGAGCCGGCTCTATCGGCCGCTTCTGGGTGACATGCTGGTCGATGGCTTCAACCTCACTCCGGCCATCCTGTTCTACCTCATCTACATCGCCGGGATCGTCTATTTCGCCATTCAGCCGGCTTTCGGCACCGGCAGTGCGATGACCGCAACCATGAATGGCGCCGTTTTCGGCTTCGTTGCCTACGCCACCTATGACCTCACCAACCAGGCGACGCTGAAGAACTGGCCGGTGCAGATCACCATTGCCGACCTGTGCTGGGGAACGGTCCTGTCAGCCACCGCTGCGACGATCGGCTTTCTCATCGCCAGGCATTTTGCGCGCGTCGCATAG
- the era gene encoding GTPase Era: protein MTATEDAVAATPAPTHSGFVALIGAPNAGKSTLVNQLVGAKVSIVTHKVQTTRAIVRGIATHENAQIVFVDTPGIFKPKRRLDTAMVTTAWGGAKDADIVLLLIDAERGIRGDADAILERLKDVRQPMVLILNKVDRVKHEALLALSAAANERVPFKRTFMVSALTGSGCKDLLDYLAEALPAGPWYYPEDQISDLPMRQLAAEITREKLYLRLHQELPYSSHIETEKWEEKPDGSVRIDQTIYVERDSQKKIVLGHKGETIRAIGQSARMEIAGILEQKVHLFLFVKVRENWGDDPERYREMGLEFPR from the coding sequence ATGACCGCCACTGAAGATGCTGTTGCGGCGACGCCTGCGCCCACCCACTCCGGCTTCGTTGCGCTGATCGGTGCGCCCAATGCCGGCAAGTCAACGCTGGTCAACCAGCTTGTCGGCGCCAAGGTTTCGATCGTTACCCACAAGGTGCAGACGACCCGCGCCATCGTGCGCGGCATCGCCACGCACGAGAATGCCCAAATCGTCTTCGTCGACACACCGGGCATTTTCAAGCCGAAGCGCCGGCTGGACACCGCCATGGTAACGACCGCCTGGGGCGGCGCCAAGGATGCCGATATCGTGCTGCTTCTGATCGACGCCGAGCGCGGCATCAGGGGGGATGCCGACGCCATTCTCGAGCGGCTGAAGGATGTGCGCCAGCCGATGGTGCTGATCCTCAACAAGGTCGACCGGGTCAAGCATGAGGCTTTGCTGGCCTTGTCCGCGGCAGCGAATGAAAGAGTGCCGTTCAAGCGCACGTTCATGGTCTCGGCGCTGACCGGCTCCGGCTGCAAGGATCTGCTCGACTATCTGGCCGAGGCGCTGCCCGCGGGTCCCTGGTACTATCCCGAGGACCAGATTTCCGATTTGCCCATGCGCCAGCTCGCGGCCGAGATCACGCGCGAAAAGCTCTATCTGCGGCTGCATCAGGAACTGCCTTATTCCTCCCATATCGAGACAGAGAAATGGGAAGAGAAGCCGGATGGCTCGGTCCGTATCGACCAGACCATCTATGTCGAGCGCGACAGCCAGAAGAAGATCGTGCTTGGCCACAAGGGCGAGACGATCCGCGCCATAGGCCAGTCCGCGCGGATGGAGATAGCAGGCATTCTCGAGCAGAAAGTGCACCTCTTCCTGTTCGTCAAGGTGCGCGAAAACTGGGGCGATGACCCGGAGCGTTATCGCGAGATGGGTCTCGAATTTCCGCGCTGA
- the lepB gene encoding signal peptidase I, translated as MSVAEKSEKKSGGLGETVSVIVQALLLALVIRTLLFQPFSIPSGSMRPTLLEGDYLFVTKWSYGYSRYSLPFGPDLFSGRIWGSEPKRGDVAVFKFPPDPSIDYIKRVVGLPGDKIQMKDGQLFINGVAVPRVKTGQIDNPDITEMPQPIDVYRETLPNGVSYDTLDLNPNSIGDNTREFDVPPGHYFMMGDNRDNSADSRFTVGYVPAENLVGRANLVFFSIAGKASPLEIWKWPSLMRASRLFHFVN; from the coding sequence ATGAGCGTGGCTGAAAAATCCGAGAAGAAATCCGGCGGGCTTGGCGAAACCGTCAGCGTCATCGTCCAGGCGCTTTTGCTCGCCCTGGTTATTCGTACACTGCTGTTCCAGCCTTTTTCGATCCCGTCTGGTTCGATGCGGCCAACACTTCTGGAAGGCGACTATCTGTTCGTTACCAAATGGTCCTACGGCTATTCCCGGTATTCGCTGCCATTCGGCCCTGACCTTTTCTCGGGCCGTATCTGGGGCTCCGAGCCGAAGCGCGGTGACGTGGCGGTGTTCAAGTTCCCGCCGGACCCGTCCATTGACTACATCAAGCGCGTGGTCGGCCTGCCGGGCGACAAGATCCAGATGAAGGATGGTCAGCTGTTCATCAACGGCGTCGCCGTGCCTCGGGTGAAGACCGGCCAGATCGACAATCCCGATATCACCGAAATGCCTCAGCCGATCGATGTCTACCGGGAAACCCTGCCCAATGGCGTCAGTTATGACACGCTCGACCTCAATCCGAACTCGATTGGCGACAACACCCGCGAGTTCGACGTGCCGCCCGGCCACTATTTCATGATGGGCGACAACCGCGACAATTCCGCCGACAGCCGCTTTACCGTCGGCTATGTCCCGGCTGAAAACCTGGTTGGCCGCGCCAATCTTGTGTTCTTCTCGATCGCCGGCAAGGCAAGCCCGCTCGAAATCTGGAAGTGGCCGTCGCTGATGCGCGCTTCGCGCCTGTTCCATTTCGTCAATTGA
- a CDS encoding DUF2147 domain-containing protein has protein sequence MKVKKIGLGLSVLWLAGAAVAASQPDPSGTWMRGDGNAKVRIAPCGADICATNLWIKDTSRGENVGDKLVMTVTPKSADTLAGKAFDPKRNLTYSIQVKVRKASLVTRGCVVGGLVCKNVNWSRAQ, from the coding sequence ATGAAAGTAAAGAAGATTGGGCTGGGGCTCAGTGTGCTCTGGCTGGCCGGAGCCGCTGTCGCTGCATCGCAACCGGACCCGAGCGGCACCTGGATGCGTGGCGACGGCAATGCGAAGGTGCGCATCGCCCCTTGCGGCGCCGACATCTGCGCCACCAATCTCTGGATCAAGGACACCAGCCGCGGCGAAAATGTCGGCGACAAACTGGTGATGACCGTCACGCCGAAATCCGCCGACACGCTTGCCGGCAAGGCCTTCGACCCGAAGCGCAACCTGACCTATTCGATCCAGGTCAAGGTGAGGAAAGCCAGCCTCGTCACGCGCGGGTGTGTGGTCGGCGGGCTGGTCTGCAAGAATGTGAACTGGTCGCGCGCGCAATAG
- the acpS gene encoding holo-ACP synthase: MIIGIGSDLIDIRRIEKSLERHGQRFIQRIYTDMEQARSENRRARGASYAKRFAAKEACAKALGTGLAQGVFWRDMGVVNLPSGAPTMALTGGALARLEKILPATHRAVIHLTITDDFPLAQAFVIIEALPVEEAPH; this comes from the coding sequence ATGATCATCGGCATTGGCAGCGACCTGATTGACATCAGGCGCATTGAAAAGTCGCTGGAGCGGCATGGCCAGCGCTTCATCCAGAGAATCTATACCGACATGGAACAGGCCCGCTCCGAGAACAGAAGAGCCCGCGGGGCTTCCTATGCCAAGCGTTTCGCCGCCAAGGAGGCTTGTGCCAAGGCGCTTGGTACCGGCCTTGCCCAGGGCGTTTTCTGGCGCGACATGGGGGTCGTCAACCTGCCAAGCGGCGCGCCCACCATGGCGCTGACCGGCGGCGCCCTGGCGCGGCTTGAGAAAATCCTGCCGGCTACGCATCGTGCGGTGATCCACCTCACCATCACCGATGATTTCCCGCTTGCTCAAGCCTTTGTGATCATCGAGGCGCTGCCCGTCGAAGAAGCGCCACATTGA
- the rnc gene encoding ribonuclease III, producing the protein MALKRPTGEALADAVQASTGYAFKDKRLLETALTHSSAVKAASNNERLEFLGDRVLGLVVADMLFQKFPDAPEGEIAPRFNALVDSRTCSEIGVLMELETLVRADAALKARSRGSGGSYLADAVEALIAAIYVDGGIEAARQFILRYWEPRSRMVVTKPRNPKSELQEWIAKSSESRPEYVIEKREGPDHQPVFTVAVQVNGFAPSIGTGGSRRAAEEAAASAFLLREGVWDSAPSPETL; encoded by the coding sequence ATGGCGCTGAAACGACCAACCGGCGAAGCATTGGCCGATGCGGTACAGGCCAGCACGGGTTACGCCTTCAAGGATAAGAGGCTGCTCGAAACGGCGCTGACCCACTCCAGCGCCGTCAAGGCCGCCAGCAACAATGAGCGGCTCGAATTCCTTGGCGACCGGGTGCTCGGCCTGGTCGTTGCCGACATGCTTTTCCAGAAATTTCCCGATGCCCCGGAAGGCGAGATCGCCCCGCGTTTCAACGCGCTGGTCGATTCGCGCACCTGCTCCGAAATCGGCGTCCTGATGGAGCTGGAAACGCTGGTTCGTGCCGATGCTGCCCTGAAGGCGCGCTCACGCGGCTCTGGCGGAAGCTATCTCGCGGATGCGGTGGAGGCGCTTATCGCCGCCATCTATGTCGACGGCGGCATCGAAGCGGCACGGCAGTTCATCCTTCGTTACTGGGAGCCGCGCTCGCGCATGGTCGTGACCAAGCCGCGCAACCCCAAGTCCGAGTTGCAGGAATGGATCGCCAAATCCAGCGAGAGCAGACCGGAATATGTCATTGAGAAACGCGAAGGGCCAGACCATCAGCCGGTCTTCACGGTTGCGGTACAGGTGAACGGTTTCGCGCCGTCGATCGGCACCGGCGGCTCCCGCAGGGCCGCCGAAGAAGCTGCGGCATCGGCTTTTCTGCTGCGCGAAGGCGTCTGGGACAGCGCACCATCTCCAGAAACGCTATAG
- a CDS encoding DUF2062 domain-containing protein, with protein sequence MLFRRRNPDGLFDRVRTYLWPRRSFSRSLQYFSKRILRLKATPHAVAAGVAAGVFASFFPVGFHFIIAAVLCWVIAGNLVAAALGAVLFGNPLTFPLLWGASWETGKLILHDRLPAHGPPAHLGEMMHTLSFAKLWHPVLEPMLIGAVPLGLVFGLVFYGITRWGMNVFREQRRKRLAERASRHAQSSHPGASVGSTAR encoded by the coding sequence GTGCTTTTTCGACGCCGCAATCCTGATGGCCTGTTTGATCGTGTGCGCACCTACTTGTGGCCGCGCCGCTCGTTTTCGCGCTCGCTTCAATATTTTTCCAAGCGCATCCTGCGGCTGAAAGCCACCCCGCACGCCGTGGCTGCTGGCGTGGCCGCCGGGGTTTTCGCGTCGTTCTTCCCGGTAGGTTTCCATTTTATCATTGCCGCCGTTCTGTGCTGGGTGATCGCCGGCAACCTGGTCGCGGCAGCACTCGGAGCGGTTCTCTTCGGTAATCCACTGACCTTTCCGCTGTTGTGGGGCGCGTCCTGGGAGACCGGCAAGCTCATCCTGCACGATCGACTGCCGGCACATGGTCCGCCCGCGCATCTGGGCGAGATGATGCACACGCTTTCCTTCGCGAAACTCTGGCATCCCGTGCTGGAACCGATGTTGATCGGCGCGGTGCCGCTCGGACTGGTGTTTGGTCTCGTGTTCTACGGCATCACCCGCTGGGGCATGAATGTCTTTCGCGAGCAGAGGCGCAAGCGCTTGGCCGAGCGCGCCAGCCGCCATGCGCAATCGTCTCATCCCGGCGCGAGCGTCGGTTCCACCGCGCGATGA